From a region of the Candida albicans SC5314 chromosome 1, complete sequence genome:
- the RIM8 gene encoding Rim8p (Beta-arrestin-like protein; involved in pH response; required for pathogenesis, activation of Rim101 and alkaline pH-induced hyphal growth; colony morphology-related gene regulation by Ssn6p negative feedback regulation target) yields MRRAVSKILPTPKLFNDSAHFHSNFRLEYNSVDDFYVQLDNPHKVWLPGEEISGQVVLISKKNLANIVITLSLVGFIKINASSHSKLRPLKHTLFDYTIKIYGKDEEEQTDSAEFSNGLLKGEHVFPFIVKLPNKRVYTSIDFGKGSINYILKAAIGNSSSYVIPASPDNASTSSLTKKKILQNPSHTSEKVISLVNPIDVSLLPRPKPKRLILKDPRTSSNKKLSRTQTSTSTINTMSSNEHDHSLPEGATPEDSDHKSLKSIPVPTIKAILEVPQRGYLRGESIPIKLSINHLRKIQDFNGIIITFVRVCRLDNGPDGVVESFRKDLQQLILPLYVDPVTFQSEINSSLRVPADAFPTILGCPLVSFQYFVEVLINLSGKSIALDSDVDARAKANPQATKSSSDKFKFNFDSTQTERSTYINTDSYKRSKKFLQLTTEIYIGTHRSSTQEEQAPQAEEVASRRSSSMASNSNSSPAVFSTSSPHSPVEHQYAGAINSIPESVAVSNFTPPYENVVPSYVPPEFVSHLQNQSELSEKERMRQHESSLLPSAPPDDEQPSPVNMTSNQQPFSFFTYQNTNTSPPVPLDDDLYQEPVDSAPNYLNVNNDRLIVPQDNNSNSET; encoded by the coding sequence ATGAGACGAGCAGTATCAAAAATACTACCCACCCCCAAACTATTTAACGACTCCGCCCATTTCCATTCAAATTTCAGGCTTGAGTACAACTCAGTTGATGATTTTTACGTACAGTTAGATAACCCACATAAGGTCTGGTTACCAGGAGAAGAAATCTCAGGACAAGTTGTATTAATTTcgaaaaagaatttggCAAATATAGTCATAACGTTGTCGTTGGTGGGGtttattaaaataaatGCATCGTCACATCTGAAGTTGAGGCCTTTGAAGCATACGTTATTTGATTATACTATTAAAATCTATGgtaaagatgaagaagaacaaacaGACTCAGCAGAGTTTAGTAATGGACTTTTGAAAGGCGAACATGTGTTTCCGTTTATTGTAAAGTTGCCCAATAAAAGAGTATATACGTCGATTGATTTTGGGAAAGGTTCCATCAACTACATTTTGAAAGCAGCTATAGGAAACTCGTCGTCCTATGTGATACCTGCCTCGCCCGACAATGCCAGTACTAGCAGTTTaacgaaaaagaaaatactACAGAATCCTAGTCACACATCAGAAAAAGTCATAAGTCTAGTAAATCCAATAGATGTTTCGTTATTGCCTCGACCGAAACCAAAGAGATTGATTCTCAAAGATCCACGAACTAGCtcaaacaaaaagttgTCTCGCACGCAAACGTCAACGTCAACCATCAACACCATGTCTTCTAACGAACACGACCATTCGTTGCCCGAAGGTGCCACACCTGAAGATTCCGACCACAAATCATTAAAGTCGATACCTGTGCCCACGATCAAAGCCATATTGGAAGTGCCGCAGCGTGGATACTTGCGAGGCGAGCTGATCCCGATCAAGCTTTCTATCAACCATTTACGAAAGATCCAGGATTTCAATGGTATTATAATAACGTTTGTCAGAGTTTGTCGATTAGACAATGGCCCAGATGGAGTTGTTGAGTCGTTTAGAAAAGATCTACAACAGTTGATACTTCCCTTGTATGTTGATCCTGTTACTTTCCAATCCGAAATCAATTCGTCGCTACGAGTGCCTGCTGATGCCTTCCCGACAATTTTGGGGTGTCCGTTAGTTTCATTCCAGTACTTTGTTGAAGTACTAATAAACCTTTCTGGCAAATCAATTGCGCTTGATTCTGATGTTGATGCACGCGCTAAAGCCAACCCGCAAGCAACCAAATCATCACTGGACAAGTTTAAGTTTAACTTTGATTCCACCCAAACCGAGAGATCTACCTATATCAATACCGATAGTTATAAACGACTGAAGAAATTTCTACAATTGACAACAGAGATCTACATTGGAACCCATCGTCTGTCAACGCAAGAAGAGCAAGCACCACAAGCAGAGGAAGTGGCATCCCGCAGGTCGTCGTCCATGGCATCGAATTCCAATTCATCACCGGCAGTATTTTCTACATCCTCACCACATTCACCAGTGGAGCACCAGTACGCAGGTGCGATCAACTCAATACCCGAATCAGTTGCAGTTAGTAATTTTACACCACCTTACGAAAATGTTGTGCCGCTGTATGTGCCACCAGAATTCGTGTCTCATCTACAGAACCAGTCTGAGTTGTcagaaaaggaaagaatGAGACAACATGAAAGTAGTCTTTTGCCGTCAGCACCACCTGATGATGAACAACCAAGTCCAGTCAACATGACTTCGAATCAACAACCATTCTCGTTTTTTACATACCAGAACACCAACACGTCCCCGCCAGTCCCATTGGATGACGATTTGTACCAGGAACCAGTTGATTCAGCGCCAAATTACTTGAACGTCAACAA
- a CDS encoding uncharacterized protein (Putative nucleolar protein with a predicted role in pre-rRNA processing and ribosome biogenesis; repressed by nitric oxide; required for flow model biofilm formation; Spider biofilm repressed) yields MAKASKVDKKLSKKKEEKPAKKVEEESSSEESSSDDSSSEESSSDDDSSDDSSSSSSDEGSDSDSSDEEEVEKKESSSDESDDEDKKEESSSGSDEEEKKEEKSSSSDSEDSSSSDSSSSESDSDSDSDSDSDSEEEPSKKRKAEESKEEESAPVKKSKPAASTEEPATLFVGRLSWNIDDAWLKREFEHIGGVIGARVIMERATGKSRGYGYVDFESKSAAEKALEEMQGKEIDGRPINLDMSTGKPHASKSNNDRAKQYGDSQSPPSDTLFIGNLSFNANRDNLFNVFGEYGNVISCRVPTHPDTQQPKGFGYVQFSSVDEAKAALEAMNGEYIEGRPCRLDFSTPRDNTNNNNNNNRRGGFGGGFGGRERSATPRSGNSTPRPNKSTEFKGTKKTFD; encoded by the coding sequence ATGGCTAAAGCATCTAAAGTTGACAAGAAATTGTctaagaagaaagaagaaaaaccTGCTAAGAAggttgaagaagaaagttCAAGTGAAGAAAGCAGTTCTGACGATAGTTCTAGTGAAGAAAGCAGTTCTGACGATGATTCCAGTGACGACAGTTCAAGCAGCTCCAGTGATGAAGGTTCTGATAGCGACAGcagtgatgaagaagaagtagaaaagaaagagagtTCTAGTGATGAAAGCGATGATGAAGACAAGAAGGAAGAGAGCTCATCTGGTTCtgacgaagaagaaaagaaggaagaaaaGTCTTCTAGTTCTGACAGCGAGGATTCCAGTTCTTCCGATAGTTCTAGCTCAGAGAGTGACAGCGATAGCGACTCCGATTCTGACTCCGACTCAGAAGAAGAACCTTCTAAGAAACGTAAAGCTGAAGAAtccaaagaagaagagtcTGCTCCAGTCAAGAAATCCAAACCAGCTGCTAGCACTGAAGAACCAGCTACGTTATTTGTTGGTAGATTATCATGGAACATTGATGATGCTTGGTTAAAGAGAGAATTTGAACACATTGGTGGTGTTATTGGTGCTAGAGTCATTATGGAAAGAGCCACTGGTAAGTCTAGAGGTTATGGTTATGTTGATTTCGAAAGCAAATCAGCCGCTGAAAAAGCTCTCGAAGAAATGCAAGGTAAGGAAATTGATGGCAGACCAATCAACTTGGATATGTCTACTGGTAAACCACATGCATCTAAATCCAATAACGATAGAGCTAAACAGTATGGTGACAGTCAATCTCCTCCAAGTGACACCTTATTCATTGGTAATCTTTCCTTCAATGCTAACAGAgacaatttgtttaatgtTTTTGGTGAATATGGTAATGTTATTTCATGCAGAGTTCCAACTCACCCAGACACTCAACAACCAAAAGGGTTCGGGTACGTTCAATTCTCCAGTGTTGATGAAGCCAAGGCTGCCTTAGAAGCGATGAACGGGGAATACATTGAAGGTCGTCCATGTAGATTAGACTTTTCAACTCCAAGAGAtaacaccaacaacaacaacaacaataatagaaGAGGTggttttggtggtggttttgGCGGTCGTGAAAGATCAGCTACTCCAAGATCCGGTAACAGCACCCCAAGACCAAATAAGTCAACTGAATTCAAAGGTACTAAGAAGACCTTTGATTAA
- the LEU4 gene encoding 2-isopropylmalate synthase (Putative 2-isopropylmalate synthase; regulated by Nrg1, Mig1, Tup1, Gcn4; induced by human whole blood or PMNs; macrophage/pseudohyphal-repressed after 16h; Spider biofilm repressed): MQKVFQRWVSRIPPVKLQYKNMLRDPSKKYSPPKQINLPNRTWPTKVITKAPRWLSTDLRDGNQSLPDPMSVPEKKEYFHKLIDIGFKEIEVSFPSASQTDFDFTRYAVENAPDDVTIQVLTQSREPLIRRTVESVKGAKRATIHTYLATSDVFREVVFGMSKQDAIDKAIETTKLVRSLTKDDPNMQDTEWNLEFSPECFSDTPVEFAVEICEAVKKAWEPTVENPMIFNLPATVEVAGPNVYADQIEYFCQNITEREKIIVSTHTHNDRGCGVAATELGMLAGADRVEGCVFGNGERTGNVDLVTVALNLYTQGIAPNLDFSDIESIIEVSERCNKIPVPARSPYGGSLVVCAFSGSHQDAIKKGFAKQKGDKWAIPYLPLDPKDIGRTYEAVIRVNSQSGKGGAAWVILRSLGLDLPRHLQVAFSGLVQNTADSLGRELKVDEIVNLFNEQYLVSAPLSIQDFEITKNKNDEREIVAQLNDGITIKGQGNGPISAFIDAISNKFGVLFEVVNYQEHSLGGGSSSKAATYIELSYVNANGEKVTRWGCGINHDVSQASIEAILSVVNSLIKKNELTV; the protein is encoded by the coding sequence ATGCAAAAGGTTTTCCAAAGATGGGTATCTAGAATACCCCCAGTTAAGCTCCAATATAAGAATATGCTTAGAGACCCTTCCAAAAAATACTCTCCACCAAAACAGATCAACTTGCCCAATAGAACTTGGCCCACCAAAGTAATCACTAAAGCTCCCCGCTGGCTTTCCACTGATTTAAGAGACGGTAACCAGTCCTTGCCAGATCCAATGTCGGTtccagaaaaaaaagaatacttccataaattaattgatattggGTTTAAAGAAATCGAAGTTTCGTTCCCCTCTGCTTCGCAAactgattttgatttcaccCGATACGCCGTTGAAAATGCGCCAGATGATGTAACTATTCAAGTCTTGACCCAATCTCGTGAACCATTGATCAGAAGAACAGTGGAATCGGTAAAAGGGGCCAAGCGTGCTACCATTCATACATATTTGGCAACCTCTGATGTATTCCGTGAAGTTGTTTTCGGTATGAGCAAACAAGACGCTATAGACAAGGCCATTGAAACTACAAAATTAGTGAGATCATTAACTAAAGATGACCCTAACATGCAAGACACTGAATGGAATTTGGAGTTTTCTCCAGAGTGTTTCTCAGATACGCCAGTTGAATTTGCCGTTGAGATTTGTGAAGCCGTTAAAAAAGCTTGGGAACCAACAGTGGAAAACCCAATGATCTTCAATTTGCCTGCCACAGTTGAAGTTGCTGGTCCTAATGTTTATGCTGATCAGATTGAATACTTTTGTCAAAACATAACTGAACGTGAAAAGATTATTGTCTCCACCCATACTCATAATGACCGTGGCTGTGGTGTCGCTGCTACCGAATTGGGTATGTTGGCTGGTGCCGATAGAGTGGAAGGTTGTGTGTTTGGAAACGGTGAAAGAACCGGTAATGTTGACTTGGTCACGGTGGCATTGAACTTGTACACCCAAGGTATTGCGCCAAATTTGGACTTTTCCGATATCGAGAGCATTATTGAGGTTAGTGAACGTTGTAATAAAATCCCGGTGCCCGCAAGATCACCTTACGGTGGCTCACTTGTGGTGTGTGCCTTCAGTGGATCTCATCAAGACGCCATTAAAAAGGGTTTTGCTAAACAAAAGGGAGACAAATGGGCTATCCCATACTTGCCATTAGATCCAAAAGATATTGGCAGAACTTACGAAGCCGTGATTAGAGTCAACTCCCAATCAGGTAAAGGTGGTGCTGCCTGGGTCATCCTTAGATCTTTGGGATTGGACTTGCCAAGACACTTACAAGTTGCCTTTTCAGGATTGGTGCAAAACACTGCTGACCTGTTGGGTAGAGAATTGAAGGTTGATGAAATTGTAAACTTGTTCAACGAACAATACTTGGTGAGTGCCCCTTTAAGCATTCAggattttgaaatcaccAAGAATAAAAACGATGAAAGAGAAATTGTTGCTCAATTAAATGATGGCATCACCATTAAAGGTCAAGGTAATGGTCCTATCTCTGCTTTTATTGATGCAATTTCTAACAAGTTCGGTGTTTTGTTTGAAGTTGTAAACTATCAAGAACATTCTTTGGGAGGTGGTTCTAGTAGTAAGGCAGCAACTTATATCGAATTATCATATGTTAATGCCAATGGTGAAAAAGTTACTAGATGGGGTTGTGGTATCAATCACGATGTGTCACAAGCCTCAATCGAAGCCATTCTTAGTGTTGTAAACTCTTTGattaaaaagaatgaattAACTGTATAG
- the RPL16A gene encoding 60S ribosomal protein uL13 (Ribosomal protein; transposon mutation affects filamentous growth; repressed upon phagocytosis by murine macrophages; Hap43-induced; Spider biofilm repressed) — protein MSSFEKVVVIDGKGHLLGRLASIVSKQILNGQKVVVVRCEELNISGEFFRNKLKYHDYLRKATRYNKKKGPFHFRAPSRILYKAIRGMIPHKTARGKAALERLKVFEGVPPPYDKKKRVVVPQALRVLRLKPGRKYTTVGKLSSAVGWKYESVVEKLEEKRKVQSAEYYAKKKALTKKLNAAKASTAESEAAQKLAAFGY, from the coding sequence ATGTCctcatttgaaaaagttgttgttattgatgGTAAAGGCCATTTGTTGGGTCGTTTAGCCTCTATTGTTTCTAAACAAATCCTTAATGGTCAAAAAGTCGTCGTTGTCAGATGTGAAGAATTGAACATTTCTGGTGAATTTTTcagaaacaaattaaagTACCACGACTACTTGAGAAAAGCTACTAGatacaacaagaagaagggTCCATTCCATTTCAGAGCCCCATCTAGAATCTTATACAAGGCCATCAGAGGTATGATTCCTCACAAAACTGCCAGAGGTAAAGCAGCCTTGGAAAGATTGAAGGTTTTCGAAGGTGTCCCACCACCATAcgacaagaaaaagagagtTGTTGTTCCTCAAGCTTTGAGAGTCTTAAGATTGAAACCAGGTAGAAAATACACCACCGTTGGTAAATTATCTTCAGCTGTTGGTTGGAAATACGAATcagttgttgaaaaattagaagaaaagagaaaagtCCAATCTGCTGAATACTACGCCAAGAAGAAGGCTTTGaccaaaaaattgaacGCTGCTAAAGCTTCTACTGCTGAATCTGAAGCCGCTCAAAAATTAGCTGCTTTCGGTTACTAA
- a CDS encoding uncharacterized protein (Protein of unknown function; flow model biofilm induced; Spider biofilm induced), which translates to MTTPTSILSPCDSCLTLSDKSQQYNSQYLMNYLSSRIPEEETEVSEITVVYDGNANINIKLCSVVCLINIYLHKKITVEDLTVNHLFVYLFYHQHNLFNKEIYIDQLKLVHLGKKYQFSTLHSIPSPRLIHDLQIERYPTLLLNIKEDNYLPFNLDVGYYLTCQQTFVDKSTGDVTCLDTLIRKWKRLQNHKNGSNTSKRRGLKNFLKSIMV; encoded by the coding sequence ATGACCACCCCAACATCCATTTTGTCACCCTGTGACTCGTGCTTGACACTTTCAGACAAGTCCCAACAATACAATTCCCAATACCTTATGAACTATCTATCTTCGAGGATCcctgaagaagaaaccGAAGTATCAGAAATCACGGTGGTTTACGATGGTAATGCcaatatcaacatcaaattATGCTCTGTTGTGTGTTTGatcaatatatatttacatAAGAAGATAACTGTTGAGGATTTAACAGTGAACCATTTGTTTGTCTATTTATTCTACCACCAGcataatttattcaataaagaaatatatATCGATCAGCTAAAACTAGTTCACTTGGGAAAGAAATACCAGTTCTCGACATTGCACAGCATACCTTCACCAAGACTAATTCATGACTTACAGATTGAACGGTACCCtacattattattgaacaTTAAAGAAGACAATTACCTACCATTTAATCTCGACGTTGGGTATTATTTGACCTGTCAGCAAACGTTTGTTGACAAATCTACAGGTGATGTTACTTGTCTCGACACCTTGATAAGAAAATGGAAACGACTTCAGAATCATAAGAACGGAAGCAATACATCTAAACGAAGAGGGCTTAAGAATTTTCTAAAAAGTATTATGGTTTGA
- a CDS encoding uncharacterized protein (Has domain(s) with predicted nucleic acid binding, nucleotide binding activity), which translates to MIKYIISNNINNILIRLLPQLSELTYINSTSPEVLLKIEGLDHSLINYEFSNNLQQMVGVINRDTIVIENLSKYNLDEFSLVQLFKKLGDIKQCYIVDNRKIGFIELLCDEVVTV; encoded by the coding sequence ATGATAAAGTATATAATATCaaacaatataaataatatattaatACGTTTGTTGCCACAATTGTCAGAGCTTACATATATTAATTCTACTTCGCCGGAGGTACTCCTAAAGATTGAAGGGTTAGATCATAGTTTGATCAACTACGAATTTCTGAATAATCTACAGCAAATGGTAGGTGTCATCAACCGAGACACTATAGTTATTGAAAATCTTCTGAAATACAATTTGGATGAGTTTTCGTTGGTGCAATTGTTTAAGAAGTTGGGTGACATAAAGCAGTGTTATATTGTTGACAATAGGAAAATTGGGTTCATTGAATTATTGTGTGATGAGGTTGTCACTGTTTGA
- a CDS encoding uncharacterized protein (Ortholog(s) have unfolded protein binding activity, role in protein folding, protein localization to cell surface and integral component of endoplasmic reticulum membrane, mitochondrial outer membrane localization) — protein MSDTKKTTETDSEVGYLDIYLRFNDDMEKDYCFQVKTTTVFKDLYKVFRTLPISLRPSVFYHAQPIGFKKSVSPGYLTQDGNFIFDEDSQKQAVPVNDNDLINETVWPGQLILPVWQFNDFGFYSFLAFLACWLYTDLPDFISPTPGICLTNQMTKLMAWVLVQFGKDRFAETLLADLYDTVGVGAQCVFFGFHIIKCLFIFGFLYTGVFNPMRVFRLTPRSVKLDVTKEELVKLGWTGTRKATIDEYKEYYREFKINQHGGMIQAHRAGLFNTLRNLGVQLESGEGYNTPLTEENKLRTMRQIVEDAKKPDFKLKLSYEYFAELGYVFATNAENKEGSELAQLIKQYRRYGLLVSDQRIKTVVRARKGETDEEKPKVEEVVEE, from the coding sequence ATGTCAGATACCAAAAAGACCACAGAAACAGATTCAGAGGTAGGATACCTCGATATATATCTTAGATTCAACGATGATATGGAAAAGGACTACTGTTTCCAAGTGAAAACCACCACCGTTTTTAAAGATTTATACAAAGTTTTTAGAACATTACCCATTTCATTACGACCAAGTGTATTTTATCATGCCCAACCTATTGGGTTCAAGAAATCAGTCTCTCCTGGGTACTTGACTCAAGATggaaattttatttttgatgaAGACTCACAGAAACAAGCAGTTCCTGTTAATGacaatgatttgattaatgaaACAGTGTGGCCCGGTCAACTAATCCTTCCAGTTTGGCAGTTCAACGACTTTGGGTTCTATTCGTTCCTTGCATTTTTGGCATGCTGGTTATACACCGATTTACCTGATTTCATAAGTCCTACTCCGGGAATTTGTCTTACCAATCAAATGACGAAATTGATGGCATGGGTATTGGTGCAGTTTGGCAAGGACAGATTTGCCGAAACTTTACTTGCAGATTTATATGATACTGTAGGTGTGGGTGCTCAATGTGTATTTTTTGGATTTCATATTATCAAGTGTTTGTTCATATTTGGGTTTTTGTACACCGGGGTTTTCAACCCAATGAGAGTGTTCCGTttaacaccaagaagtgTCAAATTAGATGTCaccaaagaagaattggttAAATTGGGATGGACAGGTACGAGAAAGGCCACCATTGACGAATACAAAGAGTATTACCGTGAATTCAAGATCAATCAACATGGTGGTATGATCCAAGCACACCGTGCTGGATTGTTTAACACTCTTAGAAATTTGGGTGTCCAATTAGAATCAGGCGAAGGGTATAACACTCCGTTGACcgaagaaaataaattgagaACCATGAGACAGATTGTTGAAGATGCTAAGAAGCCcgatttcaaattgaaattgagtTATGAGTATTTTGCTGAATTGGGATATGTTTTTGCCACGAATGcagaaaacaaagaagGCAGTGAATTGgctcaattgattaaacaATACAGAAGATACGGATTATTAGTCAGTGACCAAAGAATCAAAACTGTGGTCAGGGCCAGAAAAGGCGAAACCGATGAAGAAAAGCCAAAGGTTGAAGAGGTTGTTGAAGAGTAA
- the PHR2 gene encoding 1,3-beta-glucanosyltransferase (Glycosidase; role in vaginal not systemic infection (low pH not neutral); low pH, high iron, fluconazole, Hap43-induced; Rim101-repressed at pH8; rat catheter biofilm induced; Bcr1-repressed in RPMI a/a biofilms), which yields MLLKSLFPSILAATSFVSSVAAEDLPAIEIVGNKFFYSNNGSQFYIKGIAYQQNNLDSNESFVDPLANPEHCKRDIPYLEAVDTNVIRVYALDTSQDHTECMQMLQDAGIYVIADLSQPDESINRDDPSWDLDLFERYTSVVDLFHNYTNILGFFAGNEVTNKKSNTDASAFVKAAIRDTKAYIKSKGYRSIPVGYSANDDSAIRVSLADYFACGDEDEAADFFGINMYEWCGDSSYKASGYESATNDYKNLGIPIFFSEYGCNEVRPRKFTEVATLFGDQMTPVWSGGIVYMYFEEENNYGLVSIKDNTVSTLKDYSYYSSEIKDIHPSSAKASAESASSISRTTCPTNTNNWEASTNLPPTPDKEVCECMSASLKCVVDDKVDSDDYSDLFSYICAKIDCDGINANGTTGEYGAYSPCHSKDKLSFVMNLYYEQNKESKSACDFGGSASLQSAKTASSCSAYLSSAGSSGLGTVSGTVRTDTSQSTSDSGSGSSSSSSSSSSSSSSGSSGSKSAASIVSVNLLTKIATIGISIVVGFGLITM from the coding sequence atgttgttgaaatctTTATTCCCATCAATCTTGGCTGCTACTTCATTCGTTTCTTCCGTGGCTGCCGAAGATTTGCCTgctattgaaattgttggtaACAAATTCTTCTACTCCAACAATGGATCCCAATTTTACATCAAAGGTATTGCTTACCAACAAAATAACTTGGACTCCAACGAATCATTTGTTGACCCATTAGCTAATCCTGAGCACTGTAAAAGAGATATTCCATACTTGGAAGCTGTCGACACCAATGTCATCAGAGTTTATGCTTTAGACACCAGTCAAGACCATACTGAATGTATGCAAATGTTGCAAGATGCCGGTATTTATGTCATTGCCGATTTGTCCCAACCAGATGAATCCATCAACAGAGACGACCCATCCTGGGATTTGGATCTTTTTGAAAGATACACTTCTGTTGTCGATTTGTTCCACAACTACACTAACATTTTAGGTTTCTTTGCCGGTAATGAAGTCACcaacaagaaatcaaacaCTGACGCTTCTGCTTTCGTTAAGGCTGCTATCAGAGATACCAAAGCCTACATCAAAAGCAAAGGTTACAGAAGTATTCCAGTCGGTTACTCTGCCAATGATGATTCCGCCATCAGAGTTTCATTAGCCGACTACTTTGCTTGTGGTGATGAAGACGAAGCTGCTGACTTTTTCGGTATAAACATGTACGAATGGTGTGGAGACTCTTCTTACAAAGCTTCTGGTTATGAATCTGCTACCAACGATTACAAAAACTTGGGTATCCCAATCTTTTTCTCCGAATACGGTTGTAATGAAGTTAGACCAAGAAAATTCACAGAAGTGGCTACTCTTTTTGGTGACCAAATGACTCCAGTTTGGTCTGGTGGTATTGTTTACATGtattttgaagaagaaaacaactATGGTTTGGTTAGTATCAAAGACAACACTGTTTCAACTTTGAAAGACTACTCCTACTATTCATCAGAAATCAAAGACATCCACCCAAGTTCCGCTAAGGCTTCTGCTGAATCTGCCTCCTCCATTTCCAGAACCACTTGTCCaaccaacaccaacaattgGGAAGCATCTACAAACTTGCCACCAACCCCAGATAAAGAAGTGTGTGAATGTATGAGTGCCTCATTGAAATGTGTTGTTGACGACAAGGTTGATTCAGACGACTACTCAGACTTGTTTTCCTACATTTGTGCTAAGATTGACTGTGATGGTATTAATGCTAACGGAACCACAGGTGAATATGGTGCTTACTCCCCATGCCACAGCAAGGATAAATTGAGTTTTGTCATGAACTTGTATTACGAACAAAACAAGGAAAGCAAATCTGCTTGTGACTTTGGTGGTTCTGCTTCATTACAAAGTGCCAAGACTGCTAGCAGCTGTTCTGCTTACTTGTCCTCTGCTGGCTCTTCAGGATTAGGTACCGTATCTGGTACCGTCAGAACCGACACTTCTCAATCGACTTCTGACTCTGGATCTGGatcttcttcctcctcctcctcttcttcttccagCTCGTCATCTGGTTCAAGTGGTAGTAAATCTGCTGCCAGCATTGTTTCTGTCAACTTGTTGACTAAGATTGCCACTATCGGTATTTCTATCGTTGTTGGTTTCGGTTTAATTACCATgtaa